One Drechmeria coniospora strain ARSEF 6962 chromosome 01, whole genome shotgun sequence genomic region harbors:
- a CDS encoding acetylglutamate synthase, with amino-acid sequence MAVNLIASEAFGCGHYGGFSTFVRRHSSHVKPLAQYVTTVLRGISTPSATRAKKLALDRDVIVSVLESSATRRDAKGYLQKYASRSTKTKSNIKVSRFVQDSKVHLEDGLPRPKRLINVAIVKLRMPHQLPQDILDGLAKTLSQLRTLGLLAVVILDCGVEKKRQMIQLEALRLCQAIDSSSGQAVAKLADNIFVRRKLDASKRISPTVSGGLRVDDLGLLSQALRRDMVVVVPSLARPDNLSSNQVTEAHGAVLALATYLSGKQATNEDEDTGDAGNTTNGQKYNESDLSNITSVERVILLDPLGGIPTPSQPNISHRFVNLAQEYHTLNDKLLNLQGSIGHAEEAKLTGLTHAANLSLARDALLLLPPSSSALITTPEAAANVRSNSFPGRSDATPTQSPFEFYGTITTRKLQNPLLHNLLTDRPVFSPSLPLQRLRDDQLRCIQSVNSSSATLIKRGMPVTVYPNPWASRWQPPRPGSRRLRLTDKRIDLPRLVYLIENSFGRKLDVDDYLHRIHNNLAGVIIAGEYEGGAILTWERPGNISDIEAFRSGRVVPYLDKFAVLKTCQGSAGVADIVFNTMVQDCLPSGVCWRSRRDNPVNKWYFERSAGTCKMSCSHWTMFWTTLGLDTRHQMRQDYEAVCRAVQPSWASNSHGIVES; translated from the exons ATGGCTGTCAACTTGATCGCGAGTGAGGCTTTCGGATGTGGCCATTATGGCGGATTTAGCACGTTTGTGCGTCGCCATTCTAGCCATGTAAAACCTCTTGCGCAATATGTTACCACAGTGCTTCGTGGTATATCCACTCCATCGGCGACTCGCGCGAAAAAGCTAGCACTGGATAGA GACGTCATAGTTTCCGTTCTGGAGTCTTCTGCCACTAGAAGAGATGCGAAAGGCTATTTGCAAAAGTATGCCTCCAGGTCGACCAAAACTAAGTCCAATATCAAGGTATCTCGATTCGTTCAGGACTCCAAAGTGCACCTGGAGGACGGATTGCCTCGGCCAAAGAGACTCATCAATGTAGCCATTGTGAAGCTGCGAATGCCTCATCAACTGCCGCAGGATAtccttgatggccttgcGAAAACCCTCTCTCAGCTTCGCACTCTAGGCCTTTTAGCAGTTGTCATTCTGGATTGTGGTGTCGAGAAGAAGCGCCAAATGATTCAACTGGAGGCTTTGCGTTTATGCCAGGCCATAGACTCTTCGTCTGGGCAGGCAGTAGCGAAATTAGCTGACAATATTTTTGTTCGGCGAAAATTAGACGCCTCGAAGAGGATCTCTCCAACCGTCTCAGGCGGCCTTCGTGTGGATGATTTAGGTCTCTTATCCCAGGCCTTACGCCGCGACAtggttgtagtagtaccctCGCTTGCACGGCCAGACAACCTATCGTCCAACCAGGTAACCGAGGCTCACGGGGCAGTGCTTGCATTGGCAACATACCTCAGTGGCAAGCAAGCTacgaacgaggacgaggataCGGGGGACGCAGGGAACACTACCAATGGTCAAAAGTATAACGAGTCAGACCTTAGCAACATTACGTCAGTTGAAAGAGTGATTCTTCTTGATCCTCTCGGCGGAATACCCACCCCAAGTCAGCCCAACATTTCTCACCGATTTGTCAACCTAGCACAAGAGTATCACACGCTCAATGACAAGCTCCTGAACCTCCAGGGATCCATCGGGCATGCAGAGGAAGCAAAACTCACGGGGCTGACTCATGCTGCAAATCTTAGTCTTGCAAGAGATgccctgctcctgctcccgccctcatcctcggcccTTATCACCACACCAGAGGCTGCCGCCAACGTGCGTTCCAACTCTTTCCCCGGAAGATCAGATGCCACACCCACGCAGTCACCTTTTGAGTTTTATGGGACGATCACGACGAGGAAACTACAGAATCCTCTGCTACATAATCTGCTCACAGATCGGCCTGTGTTTTCACCGTCGTTACCCCTTCAGAGGCTCCGTGATGACCAGCTACGGTGTATTCAATCGGTGAACTCTAGTAGTGCCACGCTGATCAAGCGTGGTATGCCTGTCACAGTATACCCTAATCCTTGGGCCAGCAGGTGGCAaccgccgaggccgggcTCCCGTCGCCTGCGGCTAACCGACAAGCGTATTGATCTCCCCAGATTAGTGTATTTAATCGAGAACTCGTTCGGCCGCAAGCTTGATGTCGATGACTACCTTCACCGCATCCACAATAACCTAGCAGGCGTGATTATTGCGGGCGAGTACGAAGGAGGAGCCATACTGACATGGGAGAGACCGGGCAACATAAGCGATATAGAAGCTTTTCGGAGCGGTAGAGTTGTACCCTACTTGGATAAGTTCGCCGTTCTCAAGACTTGCCAAGGAAGCGCTGGCGTGGCCGACATCGTGTTCAATACAATGGTCCAAGACTGTTTGCCATCTGGGGTATGCTGGCGAAGCCGGAGGGACAATCCCGTCAACAAGTGGTATTTTGAACGGTCAGCAGGGACATGCAAAATGTCATGTTCCCACTGGACGATGTTTTGGACAACGCTGGGATTGGATACCAGGCATCAAATGCGCCAGGACTATGAAGCTGTTTGCCGAGCTGTACAACCGTCATGGGCAAGCAATAGCCATGGCATTGTGGAGTCGTAA